In Fusobacterium periodonticum ATCC 33693, the following are encoded in one genomic region:
- a CDS encoding autotransporter-associated N-terminal domain-containing protein, translating to MGNNLHKIEKDLRSIAKRYKSVKYSVGLAILFLMLGISAFSEEVNLEKSPTQIATREELKTSVGDVQTKLNVMRSENKKNLKNARLELIQLTEQGDQVVKSPWASWQFGMNYFNEKFNGVYKGRGDKSQKYLFNGIYTRGDWKEKNAMDSLESQKVSGAPLTPGNDSLASWKNASNTSNGGVKIEKNTAINSSTNGNRNWGLVGLLNLKEPTNEVEILARISPKEVNKKVEPLDIKGPKVETITAPIVKPNVNTPLPAPEIKLPKIEAVVINPLNITAPGAPTAPTINVNVNKPTAPTAPTINVEVAAPNVTAMSITPPGAVEVVPPTVIPPKPVAFSVAPTIDATDTNNLATTYKMVASQSNLNTRFPAGKDTVIDVTSITKNIRNYLTFGSVQANSSPTLHDKVTVNVKVDDARAMVIDEPKNGSEFIMAGTINLYKNKNMGIDLQGSANTANLIAKITNKGSIIGHAKDENGNNNEKQIAFGFSNVDSSYNDTMTHIINAGTISLKAPQSAGMQLKPEDPHNWQPNWSSLEKDNGTGKYYVKIPTTSIPGGNSAKGRVLMKADNQKDINIESSESFGIITVFNPGISTLDTVKMSGLSDEQRVEANLRGQRNLAGTNILPGGEIGRSASTDSKWTSGVYNSGTININGSSSVGVGILHEIQEVKVGGKINIGTATAAIGSGLVKNAVGIYAAVPTRPLLKGETGTHGGTAANDIGTKTVEFGPFGDTGATGATAKIAPGSGTITIGENATKSIGLLVADSEEELNPGTDGKARTLRRSGSITANTGANIIVNGDSNYGFVVKSESYKSEFKAFDVLTETKGDTANYGRGINKGTITVNGRNSIAFALLKGGDSSNEGGNLIVNPLTTPGAQGSTAFYGEQGKFTNSGNITVNTPNNTGNRAVLLKGVNSDSTKPIEFTNTASISVQGKGNIAVYAEGNAKFNHDVNASPATNKVSVGDGSIGFYVKKALTGTPKLNIAAPMELAATAGDTTTIGFYSDGEAEIKFKDGFKLKVGDNSIGLFSQDTSKFASTFDVSGLTTTTEVELGKKSALSYFNDGNTGNIGSVLTKDKFKIKMDDKSTLAYAENGSKVTLDQGTIDTTVATRFSSVSSTGTSLLLATGKDSEVTIGTGVNVTTTTQIGLIATAKAIAKNIGTYTHKLDGSVGIYANESTASNSGTITMDNKASAAIFGENNSGLINKKDITIKAGKSAGILANDSNATNSGTASKIVVKGTESAGISIQTTLDKTVTPNKAVANGEKVARNEGTITLESTANKSAAMLGKRAAATPDITLSNDGTINIESKESVGINADNTVGDKEKLVVNNNKIINVKAEESAGINAIKATVTNTAANGLISLTAKKTAGIIAKAGSSVINNAKISTSGVTVAAPTATSSEGLVGISADASTVTNGSTGNIELDTAYSTAIYGTNVSTIGNQGTIQANKDGSVGIYVEGNSPATNSGTITMKGKSSAAMYGDESKLVNKTANGKITVEEESSAAMYAKNAEALNDKDASITVKKASSTGMYLDIDKANVVANGTNKGTITLDTGATKSAGILAKLGNGTNKILTITNEGDINVNGGTATNPSVAISAVNSTSIVGNLLVENKKNINLASEKSIGIFLDKSKSINESTGNINVKGKESTGVFAKNTADFENKGTITVEAPTNEKAVGIFATENGTKVVNSKDIKVLSGNSVGIFGEKSATVQNAGNIELGTIGSSLKGLIGMFGQSKAAAETVKIENLGGTININTESSAGMYADNTSGNIANVTLENTGTININREKSAGIYAPKSTISKVGKINLKDSTDSNGSSAVYVSEGGKVLDTASAEINLGTANQNRVAYYVSGKNATTKDYSALAGTNIGKIIGYGVGVYLKGNSATDDAKIDGNTPELNYTLNGANGNGIIGLFLDGNTNISSYNKGITVGNSVGVNTTAPKYAIGIYAKAQGDPAGTAYNITTPIKVGADGVGIYADKDSNINYNGTMEVGDGTTAGTGVFITKKEGANGGKVTLNGSIIKLKGTGGVGVIASEGTTIDAKNATVELIGNNIKGVGIYAKKGSTVYTTGWTFKNNGNQAEEVRSEEAKVPISGVKLLNPKMVLSHVINGETYVATGSTVTSTNDGSHTAKENIGLMAEGVKNPTPPAPLTSWDEADFEAVNNGTIDFTLAEKSTAIYVNSARAKNNGTINIGKNSTAIYGFYDKDTRKYDGAVGNPNKLEIKTTAASNISLGDQSTGMYLINAETVTNDKGSKITSTTGATGNVGIYAVNGPVDKGTVAETTAYNVAANYKKLTMTTATDITLGDKSVGLYSKGKGTANADRNTVTNTGNITVGNTVIENKGTSNERRYPAVAIYAENTNLNTNSAIRVGDNGIAFYGKNSNITAEGTVDFSNKGVLAYLDKSNFISKLGNLGATQNTMLYLKDSTAQLDGAGSKVDMDVANGYTGAYISGNSQLTGVRKIKLGQGSTGIYLENTSPNFVSTADSIEGTKDNARGIVGINANFENNSKISLSGKESIGIYAKNTSASSKNVVNNGELNLSGEKTLGAYLIGNQLFENKANINIADSADAKKPTIGIYTATTVEKDGAGNVIATYEGSDIKHSTGTIEVGEKSIGIYSKTSSNVEMTGGKVHVKDQGIGIYKEGGKLTVNGELDIDKHVATTKDSEPVGVYAVNGTEVVDQASKITVGERSYGFILNNTDPNKTNVYTNTNAGPVSLGNDSVFLYSNGKANITNNRTINSNNSDHLIGFYVKNGGELLNNGIIDFSTGKGNIGIYAPAGKATNKGKIFVGPTDDIDPATGKAYSDPTKIVYGIGMAADNGGHIINEGDIKISNNKSIGMYGAGVGTTVENKGNILLDGSKATATDKIGSMTGVYVDEGATFKNTGTITTTDSYAGRNGKINDNVAGLVGVAVMNGSTLINEVTGKIYIDADNSTGVIIRGKRDANGNLIRRAVIKNYGEIKVRGTGGTAISWKDLTPADIAELQRQINAKLISTDPKGHELGEASGTDKDYQGVTITVKNGQATFLRNGVPVSDSEVEKINKLIGNQPNLAMSDVGFYVDTLGRTRPVTFDGVTPPVNSQLIIGTEYSERTNKKEWLVSGEVIKPFLDQIQGRNYKITSMAGSLTWIATPVLDNYGQIVGVAMSKLSYTSFVKPEDNAYNFTDGLEQRYGMNGIDTPEKRLFNKLNSIGKNEETLLTQAYDEMMGHQYANTQQRIQATGKVLDKEFSYLRNSWSNPSKDSNKIKTFGMSGEYKTDTAGIIDYKNNAYGVAYVHEDESVRLGEGTGWYAGIVHNTFKFKDIGNSKEEQLQGKVGLFKSIPFDYNNSLNWTVSGDVFAGYNKMHRKFLVVDEVFNAKSKYNTYGIGIKNELGKEFRLSEGLSVRPYGALKVEYGRVSKIKEKSGEMKLEVKSNDYLSVRPEIGTELAYKVFLGNKALRAAVTVAYENELGRVANGKNKAKVAGTTADYFNIRGEKEDRRGNVKTDLNIGIDNQKVGVTGNIGYDTKGKNIRGGLGLRVIF from the coding sequence ATGGGAAACAATCTACATAAGATTGAAAAAGATTTGCGTTCAATAGCTAAAAGATACAAGTCAGTAAAATATTCTGTAGGCTTAGCAATTCTTTTTTTAATGTTAGGGATAAGTGCATTTTCTGAAGAAGTGAATCTAGAAAAATCACCTACTCAAATAGCAACAAGAGAAGAATTAAAAACTTCTGTTGGAGATGTTCAAACAAAATTGAATGTTATGAGAAGTGAAAATAAAAAGAATTTAAAAAATGCAAGATTAGAACTAATTCAATTGACAGAACAAGGAGATCAAGTAGTAAAATCACCTTGGGCATCATGGCAATTTGGAATGAACTATTTCAATGAAAAATTTAATGGGGTATATAAAGGTAGAGGAGATAAATCTCAAAAATATCTTTTTAATGGAATATATACAAGAGGGGATTGGAAAGAAAAAAACGCAATGGATTCTCTTGAAAGTCAAAAAGTAAGTGGAGCTCCATTAACTCCAGGAAATGACTCACTAGCTTCTTGGAAAAATGCAAGTAATACATCAAATGGTGGAGTAAAAATTGAAAAAAATACAGCGATAAATTCATCAACAAATGGAAATAGAAATTGGGGATTAGTAGGTTTATTAAATTTAAAGGAACCTACTAATGAAGTTGAAATACTTGCTCGTATTTCTCCAAAGGAAGTTAATAAGAAAGTTGAGCCATTAGACATAAAAGGACCTAAGGTTGAAACTATAACAGCCCCAATTGTAAAACCTAATGTAAATACACCATTACCAGCTCCTGAAATTAAACTTCCTAAAATAGAAGCAGTTGTGATTAATCCATTAAACATAACAGCACCAGGAGCACCAACAGCACCAACAATAAATGTTAATGTAAATAAACCAACAGCACCAACAGCACCAACAATAAATGTTGAAGTTGCTGCACCAAATGTTACAGCTATGAGTATAACTCCACCAGGAGCAGTAGAAGTAGTACCTCCAACTGTTATACCACCAAAACCTGTAGCTTTTTCTGTTGCACCTACTATAGATGCAACAGATACCAATAATTTAGCTACAACTTACAAGATGGTTGCTAGTCAAAGTAATTTGAATACAAGATTTCCTGCTGGAAAGGACACTGTAATTGATGTAACTTCAATAACAAAAAATATAAGAAATTATTTAACTTTTGGTAGTGTTCAAGCAAATAGTAGTCCAACTTTACATGATAAGGTAACAGTAAATGTTAAAGTAGATGATGCAAGAGCTATGGTTATAGATGAGCCAAAAAATGGTTCTGAATTTATAATGGCTGGAACTATTAATCTATATAAAAATAAAAATATGGGTATAGACTTACAAGGCTCAGCCAATACTGCAAATCTAATAGCTAAAATTACTAATAAAGGTTCAATTATTGGTCATGCTAAGGATGAAAATGGTAATAATAATGAGAAACAAATAGCTTTTGGATTTTCAAATGTAGATTCTTCATATAATGATACAATGACTCATATAATTAATGCTGGAACAATTTCTTTAAAGGCTCCCCAAAGTGCTGGAATGCAATTAAAACCAGAAGATCCTCATAACTGGCAACCTAATTGGAGTAGTTTGGAGAAAGATAATGGTACTGGTAAATATTATGTTAAGATACCTACTACTTCTATTCCTGGAGGTAATTCTGCTAAAGGAAGAGTATTAATGAAGGCTGATAACCAAAAAGATATCAATATAGAGTCTAGTGAAAGTTTTGGTATTATTACAGTTTTTAACCCAGGTATTAGTACATTAGACACAGTTAAAATGTCAGGTCTATCAGATGAACAAAGAGTAGAAGCTAATTTAAGAGGGCAAAGAAATCTTGCAGGAACTAATATTCTTCCAGGAGGAGAAATAGGACGTTCGGCTTCAACAGACTCTAAATGGACAAGTGGAGTATATAATTCAGGTACTATCAATATAAATGGAAGTAGTAGTGTAGGTGTTGGTATACTTCATGAAATACAAGAAGTTAAAGTTGGAGGGAAAATTAACATAGGAACAGCTACTGCAGCTATTGGTTCAGGTCTTGTCAAAAATGCAGTAGGAATCTATGCAGCAGTACCAACTAGACCATTATTAAAAGGAGAAACAGGAACTCATGGAGGAACAGCTGCAAATGATATAGGAACAAAAACTGTAGAATTTGGACCTTTTGGAGATACTGGAGCTACTGGAGCCACAGCTAAAATTGCTCCTGGTAGTGGTACTATAACTATTGGAGAAAATGCAACAAAGAGTATAGGTTTATTAGTTGCAGATAGTGAAGAGGAATTAAATCCTGGAACAGATGGAAAAGCAAGAACATTAAGGAGATCAGGATCTATAACAGCAAATACAGGGGCTAATATTATAGTTAATGGAGACTCTAACTATGGTTTTGTTGTTAAAAGTGAATCTTACAAATCAGAATTTAAAGCTTTTGATGTTTTAACTGAGACTAAAGGTGATACTGCAAATTATGGTAGAGGAATTAATAAAGGTACTATAACTGTAAATGGAAGAAATTCAATAGCCTTTGCTCTATTAAAAGGAGGAGACTCTTCTAATGAAGGAGGAAATCTTATTGTAAATCCTCTTACTACTCCTGGAGCTCAAGGTTCTACAGCTTTCTATGGAGAACAAGGAAAGTTTACTAATAGTGGAAATATAACAGTTAATACTCCTAACAATACAGGAAACAGAGCTGTCTTATTAAAAGGTGTAAATTCAGATTCAACTAAACCTATAGAATTTACGAATACAGCTAGTATTTCTGTTCAAGGGAAAGGAAATATAGCAGTTTATGCAGAAGGAAATGCAAAATTTAATCATGATGTAAATGCAAGTCCAGCAACAAATAAAGTTTCAGTTGGAGATGGTTCTATAGGTTTTTATGTTAAAAAAGCATTAACAGGAACTCCTAAATTAAATATAGCAGCTCCTATGGAGTTAGCAGCTACAGCAGGAGATACAACAACTATAGGTTTCTATTCAGATGGAGAAGCTGAAATAAAATTTAAAGATGGCTTTAAGTTAAAAGTTGGAGATAACTCTATAGGATTATTCTCACAAGATACTAGTAAGTTTGCTTCTACTTTTGATGTAAGTGGTTTAACAACAACTACAGAAGTTGAGTTAGGTAAAAAGTCAGCTCTTTCTTATTTTAATGATGGAAATACTGGAAATATAGGTTCAGTTTTAACTAAAGATAAATTTAAAATAAAAATGGATGATAAATCAACTTTAGCTTATGCAGAAAATGGTTCAAAAGTAACTTTAGACCAAGGAACTATAGACACAACTGTGGCTACTAGATTTTCTTCTGTTTCATCAACAGGGACATCTTTACTATTAGCTACAGGGAAAGATTCAGAAGTAACTATAGGAACAGGAGTAAATGTAACAACAACGACTCAAATAGGGCTAATAGCAACAGCTAAAGCAATAGCTAAAAATATAGGAACTTACACACATAAATTAGATGGTTCAGTAGGAATTTATGCAAATGAATCAACTGCTTCAAATAGTGGAACTATAACTATGGATAATAAAGCTTCAGCAGCTATATTTGGAGAAAATAATTCTGGATTAATCAATAAAAAAGATATTACAATAAAAGCTGGAAAATCAGCAGGAATTTTAGCTAATGATTCTAATGCAACTAATAGTGGAACAGCTTCAAAGATAGTAGTAAAAGGTACAGAATCAGCAGGAATATCTATCCAAACAACACTTGATAAGACAGTAACACCTAATAAAGCTGTAGCGAATGGAGAAAAAGTAGCTAGAAATGAAGGAACTATAACCTTAGAATCTACAGCTAATAAATCAGCCGCCATGTTAGGAAAAAGAGCTGCAGCAACACCTGATATAACACTATCAAATGATGGAACTATAAATATAGAAAGTAAAGAATCAGTAGGAATCAATGCTGATAATACTGTAGGAGATAAAGAAAAACTTGTTGTTAATAATAATAAAATTATTAACGTAAAAGCTGAGGAGTCAGCAGGAATAAATGCTATAAAAGCTACAGTAACTAATACTGCAGCAAATGGACTTATAAGCTTAACAGCTAAGAAAACTGCAGGTATTATAGCTAAGGCTGGTTCATCAGTAATAAACAATGCAAAAATAAGTACTTCAGGAGTAACTGTTGCTGCACCAACAGCAACAAGTTCAGAAGGTTTAGTTGGGATTTCAGCAGATGCTTCAACAGTAACTAATGGAAGTACAGGAAATATAGAATTGGATACTGCATACTCAACAGCCATATATGGAACTAATGTTTCAACTATAGGAAATCAAGGAACTATACAGGCTAATAAAGATGGTTCAGTAGGAATCTATGTTGAGGGTAATAGTCCAGCTACTAACAGTGGAACTATTACTATGAAAGGAAAATCTTCAGCAGCTATGTATGGAGATGAGTCTAAACTGGTTAATAAAACAGCTAATGGAAAAATAACAGTGGAAGAAGAATCTTCAGCAGCAATGTATGCAAAGAATGCAGAAGCTCTAAATGATAAAGATGCATCAATAACAGTAAAAAAAGCATCTTCAACAGGAATGTATCTTGATATAGATAAGGCGAATGTAGTAGCTAATGGAACTAATAAAGGAACTATAACTCTTGATACAGGAGCAACAAAATCAGCAGGTATCTTAGCTAAACTTGGAAATGGAACAAATAAAATATTAACTATAACAAATGAAGGTGACATAAATGTTAATGGAGGAACAGCAACTAATCCTTCAGTAGCCATAAGTGCAGTAAACTCAACTAGTATTGTAGGGAATTTATTGGTTGAGAATAAGAAAAATATCAATTTAGCTAGTGAAAAATCTATAGGTATTTTCTTAGATAAGTCTAAGTCTATAAATGAAAGCACTGGTAATATTAATGTTAAAGGAAAAGAATCTACAGGAGTATTTGCTAAAAATACAGCAGACTTTGAAAACAAAGGAACAATTACTGTAGAAGCTCCTACAAATGAAAAAGCAGTTGGAATCTTTGCTACTGAAAATGGAACTAAGGTAGTAAATAGCAAGGATATAAAAGTATTAAGTGGAAATTCAGTAGGAATATTTGGTGAAAAAAGTGCTACAGTACAAAATGCTGGGAATATTGAGTTAGGAACCATAGGATCATCTTTAAAAGGCTTAATAGGAATGTTTGGTCAATCTAAAGCTGCAGCAGAAACTGTAAAAATAGAAAATTTAGGTGGAACTATCAATATTAACACTGAATCTTCAGCAGGAATGTATGCTGATAATACATCAGGAAATATAGCTAATGTTACTTTAGAAAATACAGGAACTATTAATATTAACAGAGAAAAATCAGCAGGAATATATGCACCAAAATCTACTATTTCTAAAGTAGGAAAGATTAATCTAAAAGATTCAACAGATAGTAATGGTTCTTCTGCTGTATATGTTTCAGAAGGTGGAAAAGTATTAGATACAGCTAGTGCTGAAATTAATTTAGGAACAGCAAATCAAAATAGAGTTGCTTATTATGTAAGTGGTAAAAATGCAACAACTAAAGATTATAGTGCATTAGCAGGAACTAACATTGGAAAAATTATAGGATATGGAGTAGGAGTATACCTAAAAGGAAATTCTGCTACTGATGATGCTAAAATTGATGGAAATACACCTGAATTAAACTATACTCTAAATGGAGCAAATGGAAATGGAATAATAGGATTGTTCTTAGATGGAAATACAAATATTTCAAGCTATAATAAGGGAATTACAGTAGGTAATAGTGTAGGAGTTAACACAACAGCACCAAAATATGCAATAGGAATTTATGCTAAGGCACAAGGAGATCCTGCTGGAACTGCATACAATATAACAACTCCAATTAAAGTTGGAGCAGATGGTGTAGGAATCTATGCTGATAAAGATAGTAACATTAACTATAATGGAACTATGGAAGTAGGAGATGGAACAACAGCAGGAACAGGTGTTTTCATAACTAAAAAAGAAGGGGCAAATGGTGGAAAAGTTACCCTTAATGGAAGCATAATTAAATTAAAAGGTACAGGAGGAGTAGGAGTTATTGCCTCTGAAGGTACAACAATTGATGCTAAAAATGCAACAGTTGAATTAATTGGAAATAATATTAAAGGTGTAGGAATTTATGCAAAGAAAGGTTCTACTGTATACACAACTGGATGGACTTTTAAAAATAATGGAAACCAAGCAGAAGAAGTTCGTTCTGAAGAAGCAAAAGTACCTATAAGTGGTGTAAAACTACTAAATCCTAAAATGGTTTTATCACATGTTATAAATGGAGAAACTTATGTAGCAACAGGTTCAACAGTTACTTCTACAAATGATGGAAGCCATACTGCTAAGGAAAATATAGGTCTTATGGCAGAAGGAGTTAAGAATCCAACTCCACCAGCACCTCTTACTTCTTGGGATGAAGCAGATTTTGAAGCTGTAAATAATGGAACTATTGATTTCACACTTGCAGAAAAATCAACAGCAATTTATGTAAACTCTGCAAGAGCTAAAAATAATGGAACTATTAATATTGGTAAAAATTCAACAGCTATCTATGGTTTCTATGACAAAGACACTAGAAAATATGATGGTGCTGTAGGGAATCCTAATAAGTTAGAAATTAAAACAACTGCAGCTTCTAATATTAGTTTAGGAGATCAATCAACAGGAATGTATTTGATAAATGCTGAGACTGTTACAAATGATAAAGGCTCAAAGATAACTTCTACAACTGGAGCAACAGGAAATGTTGGAATCTATGCTGTAAATGGACCAGTTGATAAGGGAACTGTTGCAGAAACAACAGCTTATAATGTTGCAGCAAATTATAAAAAGTTAACTATGACAACAGCTACTGATATTACATTAGGAGATAAATCAGTTGGTCTATATAGTAAGGGAAAAGGAACAGCCAATGCAGATAGAAATACTGTAACAAATACAGGAAATATAACTGTAGGAAATACAGTAATAGAAAATAAAGGAACTTCTAATGAAAGACGTTATCCAGCGGTTGCAATCTATGCTGAAAATACAAATTTAAACACTAACTCAGCAATAAGAGTTGGAGATAATGGAATAGCTTTCTATGGTAAAAATTCAAATATTACTGCTGAAGGAACTGTAGATTTCTCAAATAAGGGAGTGCTAGCATATTTAGATAAATCTAACTTTATTTCTAAATTAGGAAATTTAGGAGCAACACAAAATACTATGTTGTATTTAAAGGATAGTACAGCTCAACTAGATGGTGCAGGAAGCAAAGTTGATATGGATGTTGCAAATGGATATACTGGAGCATATATCAGTGGAAACTCTCAATTAACTGGTGTAAGAAAAATTAAATTAGGACAAGGTTCTACTGGAATTTATTTAGAAAACACAAGTCCAAACTTTGTTTCTACTGCAGACTCAATAGAAGGGACAAAGGATAATGCAAGAGGAATTGTAGGAATAAATGCTAACTTTGAAAATAATAGTAAGATTTCTTTAAGTGGAAAAGAATCTATTGGAATTTATGCAAAGAATACTTCAGCTAGTTCAAAAAATGTTGTAAATAATGGAGAACTTAATTTATCTGGAGAAAAAACTTTAGGAGCATATTTAATAGGTAATCAACTTTTTGAAAATAAGGCTAATATAAACATAGCTGATTCAGCTGATGCAAAGAAACCTACTATTGGTATCTATACAGCAACAACAGTTGAAAAAGATGGAGCTGGAAATGTTATTGCTACTTATGAAGGATCTGATATTAAACATTCAACTGGAACAATAGAAGTTGGAGAAAAATCAATAGGTATCTATTCAAAAACTTCTTCAAATGTTGAAATGACTGGTGGAAAAGTTCATGTTAAAGATCAAGGTATAGGAATCTATAAAGAAGGTGGAAAACTTACTGTAAATGGAGAACTAGACATTGATAAACATGTGGCAACTACAAAAGATTCTGAACCAGTTGGAGTATATGCAGTAAATGGAACAGAAGTTGTTGATCAAGCTTCTAAGATTACAGTTGGAGAAAGATCTTATGGATTTATTTTAAATAATACTGATCCAAATAAAACAAATGTTTATACTAACACAAATGCAGGACCTGTAAGTTTAGGAAATGATAGTGTATTCCTATATTCTAATGGAAAGGCTAATATTACTAATAATAGAACTATTAATTCAAATAATTCAGACCATTTAATAGGCTTCTATGTTAAAAATGGAGGAGAATTATTAAATAATGGAATAATAGATTTCTCAACAGGAAAAGGAAATATTGGAATTTATGCACCAGCTGGAAAAGCAACCAATAAGGGCAAGATTTTTGTAGGACCTACTGATGATATAGATCCAGCAACAGGAAAAGCATATTCTGATCCAACTAAGATTGTTTATGGTATAGGTATGGCTGCTGACAATGGTGGACATATTATAAATGAGGGAGATATTAAGATATCTAACAATAAATCTATAGGTATGTATGGTGCTGGTGTTGGAACTACTGTTGAAAATAAAGGAAATATATTATTAGATGGAAGTAAAGCTACAGCAACTGATAAAATAGGAAGTATGACTGGAGTCTATGTTGATGAAGGAGCAACTTTCAAAAATACTGGAACAATAACAACAACAGATTCTTATGCAGGAAGAAATGGAAAAATAAATGACAATGTAGCAGGACTTGTTGGTGTTGCAGTAATGAATGGTTCAACTCTTATAAATGAAGTAACAGGAAAAATCTATATTGATGCTGATAATAGTACAGGAGTTATTATCAGAGGAAAAAGAGATGCTAATGGAAACTTAATAAGAAGAGCAGTAATTAAAAACTATGGAGAAATCAAAGTAAGAGGTACAGGAGGTACAGCAATTAGCTGGAAAGACCTTACTCCAGCAGATATTGCTGAGTTACAAAGACAAATTAATGCTAAACTAATTAGTACAGATCCTAAAGGACATGAATTAGGAGAAGCTTCTGGAACTGATAAGGATTATCAAGGAGTTACTATCACTGTTAAAAATGGTCAAGCTACATTCTTAAGAAATGGAGTACCAGTATCAGATAGTGAAGTAGAAAAAATCAATAAATTAATTGGTAATCAACCAAATCTAGCAATGTCTGATGTTGGGTTCTATGTAGATACATTAGGAAGAACAAGACCTGTTACTTTTGATGGAGTAACTCCACCTGTAAATAGCCAATTGATTATTGGTACTGAATATTCAGAAAGAACTAATAAGAAAGAATGGTTAGTAAGTGGAGAGGTAATTAAACCTTTCTTAGATCAAATCCAAGGAAGAAACTATAAAATAACAAGTATGGCTGGGTCATTAACTTGGATAGCTACACCAGTTTTAGATAACTATGGACAAATAGTAGGTGTAGCAATGTCTAAATTATCTTACACATCTTTTGTAAAACCTGAAGATAACGCATATAACTTTACTGATGGACTAGAACAAAGATATGGTATGAATGGTATTGATACTCCTGAAAAGAGATTATTCAACAAATTGAATAGTATTGGTAAAAATGAAGAAACATTATTGACTCAAGCTTATGATGAAATGATGGGACATCAATATGCTAATACTCAACAAAGAATACAAGCAACAGGAAAAGTACTAGATAAAGAATTCTCTTATTTAAGAAATTCTTGGTCTAACCCTTCAAAAGATTCCAATAAGATAAAAACTTTTGGAATGAGTGGAGAATACAAGACTGATACTGCTGGTATAATAGACTATAAGAATAATGCTTATGGAGTAGCTTATGTTCATGAAGATGAAAGTGTAAGACTTGGAGAAGGAACAGGATGGTATGCAGGTATAGTCCATAATACATTCAAATTTAAAGATATTGGAAATTCTAAAGAAGAACAATTACAAGGAAAGGTTGGATTGTTTAAATCAATTCCATTTGACTATAACAATAGCCTAAATTGGACAGTATCTGGAGATGTATTTGCAGGATATAATAAAATGCATAGAAAATTCTTAGTTGTGGATGAAGTATTCAATGCAAAATCTAAATACAATACTTATGGAATAGGAATTAAAAATGAACTAGGCAAAGAATTTAGATTGAGTGAAGGACTTTCAGTAAGACCTTACGGAGCATTAAAAGTTGAATATGGAAGAGTATCTAAGATAAAAGAAAAATCTGGTGAAATGAAGTTAGAAGTTAAATCAAATGACTACCTATCTGTAAGACCAGAAATAGGAACAGAATTGGCATACAAAGTTTTCCTAGGAAATAAAGCATTGAGAGCCGCTGTAACTGTAGCTTATGAAAATGAGTTAGGAAGAGTTGCAAACGGAAAGAACAAAGCAAAAGTTGCAGGAACAACTGCTGATTACTTTAACATCCGTGGTGAAAAAGAAGATAGAAGAGGAAATGTTAAAACTGACCTTAATATTGGAATAGATAACCAAAAAGTTGGAGTAACTGGAAATATAGGTTATGATACAAAAGGTAAAAATATTAGAGGTGGCTTAGGATTAAGAGTTATATTCTAA